The Fodinibius saliphilus genomic interval TTGTATTAAAGAAATCTTAAATTTCTTATTCTTCAATCGGAATAGTATATTTACACCGTAATTGAAAATACGTCATAAGTTCGTACTCAATGGTTCACCAGTTTACAAAAGAAAATATTGATGCTATCGCCGACGTCCTTAAAACCGAAGCCAAACCTTTAGGCAATGATGTGTATCGGCTGGAAGTTTCAAACGAAGAGGAAGGTCGAAAGCTGGCCCTTGAAATTCATCTTGGTCTTGATGTCAAAGGCGATAACATGAATATGGTTTCAGTATATGCGCAAAATACTTTTTTGCAACTCCATAACTGTACTGCCTTTATAGCAAGTGACATGCTCAAACAGGTTACCTTTTTCGGACGTCAACAAGGAAGAACTTCTGGTCTTATTGTTGAACAAACGGCGGGATGCAGCCTCTATGCTAACGTTGGAGATACCATACTCAACAGTGATTTCACTCAGCTTCCTGAAGACCTTATGATGTGTGCTATTGCCCTTTCTCTTACAGAATCGGTAGATCTCGACGACTTTTCATTTGAGGAAGATGACCAATAATGAAAGGTAAGCTGCCTGATGTCCAGGTTTTTAACCAAACAGACTATGAAGTTCCACTTCCATCCGAAAAATATATTGCAGTAGCTTCTGCCCTTTCTAAATCGGAGGGTTGTGAATTTAATTTTATTGAAGTTGTGTATGTGGATGAAGATGAGATCGTCCGTATAAACGAAAATCATCTTGAGCGAGATTATGTGACCGACATTATTACTTTTCGGTATGATGAATCTACCAACAATAAGTCCATAGAAGGAACTATGTACTGTTGTGCCCCTCGAATTAAAGAACAGGCTGTAGAATTTGATGAACCCTTAAAGAGAGAATTTTTACGGATATATATCCATGGCTTATTACACCTTGCGGGCTATGAAGATAAAACAAACGAACAGAAGCAGTTGATGACTGCCAAAGAAAACGATTACCTTAGTATCGCTTAATTTATCTCATGAAAAAAGTTGTTCTCCCCTAACTACTTTGCCATATTTTCGTATAGGGTTTCTGTTAGCAATTTCATAACCAGACTTTACTATGGGCAAACAACAGTTAGAAACCAACGAAGATAGTAAAAAAGCACTTGATGTAGCCAAAGATAAAACCCGTGAGCATGCTCGTCACCTTTGGAAAATCGTTGCTCAATACAGCAAGATTGACGAACTCACCAAAACTTCTGCCCCTCCCACAACACCACCTCAGCGTAAAACACTCTACAGTGCCTCACTCATTAAGTTTTTATCTATTGTCCCCTACCTGTTGGGGATAATGTTTTTCATTTCATTCTTTTGGGATTTTAACGGGCTTTCCACGGGACTCTGGGGATGGCAACTCAAATTTGAGGGCCTTCTTAAAATAGTAAGTGTAAGTGGATTAATCGGATTTTTTACCAACTGGCTTGCTATTACTATGCTTTTCAAACCTGCTGAGAAACGTCCTATTCTAGGACACGGACTTATTCCGGCACAAAAAAACCGTATCGCCTATCGTTTGTCTCACGCAGTATCTGAGGACTTAATCAATCCGGAAATAATAAAGAAAAAGATTAGTGAATCAAATGTAATAAGCCGTTATCGGGAAGAATCAACCAAATACATTAAAAGTATTATTGATAATCCAGAGTTTCGGGATGAGTTAAAAGAATGGGTCATTATTTACCTCGATGAAATGATTGCTGATCCTGAAATTCGTGGTGCTCTTGCCGGGCGTATACTTCTTCAAATTGAAGATGCAATTCATGATAAATCTTTTGAAAAAGTAGCCCTCAAAGCCTACTCCTTTGTAAAAGGCCAAGAGATGCAGCATATTATTGAAGAAGCTCTTATTCAAATCCCGACCTCTGTTGAAAGTGGGTTAAACAAGATGGATGACTTGCTGGATGAACTGCCCCAAAAAATTGATGATCACAGTGATGCCATCGAAAATATTGTTACATCACTGCTGTACAAGCTTATCAATCAACTCAATGTTCAAAAGCTAGTAGAAGAAAATTTACGTAGTTATGATGAACAGCATATCTCAAATATCATAAAATCTGCTACGAATGAACAGCTACATTATATTCAATATTTAGGGGCGATACTTGGTTTAATAGGCGGTTTTATTATTTGGGAACCCCTTCTCAGCGTTATAATCCTCGCTGTATTATCCGGTACCCTACTATCCCTTGATACCATACTTATGAAACGAGCCAAATAAGAAATTCCTACAGTTGAAACCTACGATGTTGTAGAGAAGGGATTTTTTCCCGTACTATTTTCATTTTAGAAGGTTCAATCTCACCATAAGCTACTCCCGGTTCTTTACCGGCATTAGCAATAATATCGCCCCAGGGATCTATAATCATTGCATGTCCCCATGTTTTTCTATTTGGTCCGTGAGTACCTGTTTGTGCCGGTGCAAAAATATAACTGGTATTTTCTATTGCCCTAGCTTTGAGCAGCACTTTCCAATGATCTTGCCCTGTAGTATAAGTAAAGGCCGAAGGTACCGATAATACCTGTGCCCTATCAGCTAATATGCGGTAAAGTTCCGGAAAACGGAGATCATAACAGACCGACAATCCCCAATCCCCTATAGTTTCATCTTCATAGATAACCGGTTCAACCTTTCCGGCTTTGACATAATCCGATTCACGATATGATTCCTCTTCACTTAGATCTACATCAAAAAGATGAATTTTATTATATGATGAACGTTTCATTCCATCAGGACCATAAATGGTAGAGTGGTTGTAAACTTTCCCTTCTTTGGTCGGTACGGGATAGCTGCCCCCCATTATGTATAATCCAAAATCTTTTGCCGTTTTTGACAGAAATTGGGGTATGCGTTCGGCAATCTCATCAGCCCGCTCCATCCGCATCGATAACCCTCCAAGAAATGCAAAGTTTTCAGGGAGACCTGCAACGAGTGCCCCATTTTCAGAGGCTTCTTTGATCAAATTAAATGCCTTTTCCAGATTCTCATCAAGATCTGTTTGACTATTCATTTGGATAACAGCGGCCTTATAAGATGATGACATCATAAATTTTCAGTTTGATAATATTATCAGAAACATAATTAATTATATAAGAGCAATTATATCAGTTATAAAATAAAAAAGGTGTGACATTTATCATGCCACACCTTCTCATTACAATAGATCGGTAGTAATTATATTTAGTTATTTATTCGATTTTGCTCCTCTATTCAGATACTCCTCATAAAGTTGCGTATGTCGACTTACCATTGGAATTTTATAACCACGGATAAAAACCTGCTCAATATGGTTCATCGGCTCAAAGGGATCACCATCGGAGATAAAGAGATTTGCCTGCTTTCCTTTTTCAATACTACCCAGCTGATCCCCAACATCGAATATCTCTGCAGCATTGAGTGTAATTGCTTTGAGAGCCTCTTTCTTTCCCAACCCATACGTTGCCGCGTACCCAGCGTGGTAAGGCGCATTACGCACATTTTCAACTCCACCAGTAGCAATAGCAACTTTAACTCCGGCTTCATGTAGCTTTCCGGGATTTTGATAAGGCCTCTGATAATTATCGTAATCTCGCTGAGGGGTATAAAGTGTAGAAACCAAACACGGTAGACCGGCATCAGCAATTTCGTCAGCTACCCGCCATCCATCTTGTACGCCTGCTAAAATAAAACGTGCTTCAGGATGTTCTTTTGTCCACTCTATAGCATTCAATATATCTTTTTTAGCATCAACAGAGATTATTACCGGTATTTCTCCAGTTATAACTTCTCTCATCGCCTGCATTTTTTTATCGGCATCGGGTTTCTCTTTATTTTGTGGATTGGCTTCATAAGCCAACATCATCTTATGGTAAAATTCAGCTTTAGACCAAAAATTATTCAGAGTTTTAAGCTTTTCTTCATACTCTTTTTTAATCTTTTTGTCACTGCGGTCATCCCACCATCCTCTTTTTTGAGAATTTGGCCAGTTTAAGTGTAAACCCGTATTAGCAGATACAGCCATGGAATCAGGTGAATAGCCATAAAGGTCAATGAGTGTTCCTTTTCCTGAAATCAAACCTGAAACGGGTAAGGAAACTACATGAGTAATACCATTTACCCGTGTGACCGGGATATTAACACTACTTGGATTAATAGCAGTAAATGCTCGTACATGGGGATTCAAATCACCCAATTCAGCTTGATCATTCGTCACTGCTACAGCTCCAATTTCTTGAAGTCCGAGTTGGGTTCCTGCATCCATAAATCCAGGATACAGATGCTTTCCGGTTGCATCAATACGCTGATAATCCGCGGTAATCTTTGCATTTTTACCGACATGGACAATCTTTTCGCCATTGATCAATACCACTCCATTCTGGATAACACCATCGCTCACAGTATGGATGGTGGCATTTGTAATTGCGAACTTGCCATATTCAGCTTTTTCGGTAATTTGAGCTTCGGCGCTCATTCCGATAACAAAAACCAACAGGCATGTTGTCAAAAATGATTTATAATACTTCATAAGAATTTCTGCCTCTTTCAATTTCAATTAATTTCTACTCTGATTGAGCTTCATGCCCTTCTTAGTGAAGCGAATCTCAGCTCCTTGCAGGCATGTATTGTTCTGACGACCGTTTTCATTGTACCAACGGCTGCGGCCTTCATCAAAATCAGTCTCGGCATCTGCTTCCAGTCGCATATCATTCTTATCTTCTGAGCGGTCAAAATATTTCTTTCCATCCACATACGTTTTCTCAGCAATACTGTAGATACTCAACGGATGGCCGTTCCAGATAGCTATATCTCCGTGTTTTCCTTCTTCAATACTGCCAACCTTATCATCAATACCCAACTGCATTGCCGGATTAATCGTAATCATCTTTAGAGCATCTTGCTTAGAAGTGCCTCCATAGTGTACTGCTTTTGCAGCCTCGTGATTAAGGTGACGAATAAGTTCACCACTGTCAGAGTTAATACTATTTCTTACGCCATTGGCATTGAGTATGGAAGCATTATAAGCCGTAGAGTAGTATACCTCGAACTTATAGGCCCACCAATCTGCAAACACGGAGGTATATGCATTATTTTTTTTAAGCTCCGGTGCTACTTTAAACGCTTCATTAGCATGTTGGAAGGTATAATTCTCGATTCCGTAATCATTGAAAACGCGCATCAACATTACAATTTCATCTGCACGGTACGAGTGGGTGTGTACCCAAACTTCACCTTCAATAATATCAACTAATACCTCTAAACGCTCATTCTTTGCTACTGGGATAGGAGGATTATCGCGGTCTCCGCTCTCGTAAGCTTCTTTCGCATCCAAGTATTCTTGTCGGTTGCGTTTATAGTCCAAGGCTGCATCAAAATGATCTCGCACAACCTGTTCAACACCCATACGACTACGAGGCTTAACGTCAAATCCCTGACCATGCACGCGTGTGGGGTTCTCACCGAGTGCAAACTTTATAGTTCGGGGTGCCCCCTTGAAACGCATTTCATCCATACTGGATCCATAGCGCAGCTTTAGTGTCTCATTTTGACCACCAATTACATTTGCGGACCCGTGCATCAGATGAATTGAGGTTACCCCTCCTGCCAGTGCCCAATAAATATTGACATCTGTAGGATCGATGGATTCCTCCATTGAGACTTCAGCAGTTACAGGATTGGTCCACTCATTCACATCAACTGCAGCTATATGTGAGTGCGCATCAATAATTCCCGGCATTACATACTTACTACCGGCATCAACTATTTCAACTCCCCTGGGAGCGGAAAGATCTTTTCCTATTTTCGTGATGACTCCATCTTCAATTAATACATCGGTATCGGCTTTATTGCCATCAGTGATGGTCATTACCGTACCATTTTTAATTAAAACAGAGCCTGTTTTCTGTGCATATCCACTAACGCCAATACACAGTGCTATAACTAATAATAATAGCTTCTTCATAATATTACTCGTTGGAAGATTCTGATTCAAATTCTGAAAGCTTTCCATCTGATACAGAGAAAAGGACCTTCGTTTCCTTCTCGGTAAATGGTTTAGAGAATACTGTAAAGCTGGCCATATTGCCTGCTGCAATGTCTCCCATCTTATTCCCATATCCCAAAATTTCTGCTGTATTCTGAGTCAGCATTTTTAAAATATCACCTTCGGAAAGTTCGCCCTCTTCATTAAGGGTTATAATATTCTTTTGAATATCGGAAAGCTTAATCCCATGTGAGGCATAGCCTACTTTCACACCAGCATCAACAAGCTTTCGGATATTTCTAATATCTGCTTTATAAGCTGTTAATTGCCGATCACGAAATACACGCATCTCCTCGGTTACTTCTTCGAGCTCTTCTTTAGCTTCACTTTCGTCTTCCTTTTCTTCAGCCTTTTTCCAGTCGGGCTTTTCTGGAAGATCAATACTCGCCAATACGGGAATATTACGCTCTTTCAATGCATCAGCTTTCTTATATGCTTCCTTGCCAGACACAATCACAACCTCAAAGCCAAGTTCATCTTGCAACCAAAAAAGTCGTTCTATGTTCTCTTTACTATCAACAGCAAAGTAGAAAGGTTGCTCCTGATCCATTACGGGATATAATGCTTCCAAAACCTTGTCTTTTTCCGGTGCAGAATAATTCCCAGATGTTGAGGCATAGTATTGTTGCTGTTGACGTAATGCCTCGGCATCGTTGAATAATTGACGGAAGGTTGTCATAATACCCATTGTAGTAGAAGGATAAGCTGTACCCCCTGCCTCTTCAAATTGAGCTAATACCCCTATACCATTTTCAAGCATATGCTCTTTCGTTTTTTCACCGTTGATCGAAAACAAATCGACTTGTCCTGCCAGCATACGTCCCTTTAAACCAATAGCAGCCGTGGTAAATCCATGTTTGGGGGCGTCGTCAAATGCTGAATCATCAAACTTTAACTGGTCTGCAGCTGAACGATCTGGTTGTATACCTGCTCTGGCATAGCTGGGGTTTCCGGGCTCATCAGGTTGTTTTGAGTCATTTGCAATATCGGGACTTCCCCAATGTGCCAGGCCATCAATAAATCCGGGATATACATGGAGGCTGTCACCGCCATCACGAACATAAGCATCAAATGGAATGGTCACATCCTTGCCCAATGAGGTTATTACCCCATTACGCCAAACAATAGTGCCACTTTCTATGGTTTCTCCATCTGCAGCATGAATTATCACATTCTTAAAAGCCTCAGCAGGTGAGGTCTGTGACAAAACTGGTAATGAATACACCATCAGAAGGGCGATACATAACACAGTGGTACGCACTAACTTCATAAGATAGGTATTGGATTGTCGTTTTAATTATGAAATGAAATAATAACAATCTGTTAACGATATAAAAGTTCCAAAACGATAAAAGATGTAAAGAGAAGAAGAAATTATTCACTACAAGGTACGGCCAATGCCCCTACCTATTTCAGGTACTACTGATAACCGACCTTTTAAACCTGCATAACACCTGTTTTAAAATCATCCATTTCAGGATTGTGGTTAGCACATTTTATCGCGTGTGAAATTCTATCACGTGTATCAACAGGATTAATAATACCATCTACCCATAGTCGTGCAGCGGCATAACGTGCATCTGTTTGGTGTTCATATCGCTCACTAATCTCTTTCATAATCTGTTGCTCTTCCTCTTCAGTAATCTCTTTACCCTGTTTTTCAAGTGATGAAACCCGAATTTGAGTTAAAACTTTAGCAGCTTGTGTTCCTCCCATTACTGCTATCTGAGCTGATGGCCAGGCATACATAAAGCGAGGATCATAAGCTCTACCACACATGGCATAGTTTCCGGCGCCATAACTATTACCAACAACAATAGTAATCTTGGGTACCGTACTGTTAGATACCGCATTCACCATTTTAGCACCATCTTTAATGATTCCTCCATGTTCTGCTCGCTTCCCAATCATGAAACCTGAAACATCTTGTAAAAAGACCAGTGGTATTTTTTTCTGGTTACAGTTCATTATAAACCGTGCTGCTTTATCGGCTGAGTCAGAATATATGACCCCACCAACCTGCATTTCCCCCTTATTAGTCCGGGTAATTTTGCGCTGATTAGCAACAATACCTACACTCCATCCGTCAATACGAGCGAAACCCGTAATTAATGTTTGTCCGTAGCCCTTTTTAAACTCTGTAAATGAATCTTTATCAACTACACATTCCAAAACCTCATGCATATCATAAGGTTTTGTTCTATCATCAGGGAAAACATCAAAAATTTCATCCGCATTGCGTGCAGGGGCTACAGCTTCTGTTCGATTGAAACCCGCCTTGTCAAAAGGCCCCAACTTATCTACCAGATCTCGTACAGTCTCTAAACACTCTTCATCATCTTGAACCTTATAATCTGTTACCCCACTTATTTCTGTATGGGTAGTGGCACCACCGAGTGTTTCATTATCTACGTCTTCACCTATTGCTGCTTTTACAAGATAACTTCCGGCCAAGAACACACTACCGGTACCATCCACAATTAATGCTTCATCACTCATAATGGGTAAATATGCCCCTCCTGCCACACAGCTGCCCATAATAGCAGCAATCTGTGGGATTCCTTCGGCACTTAAGCGAGCATTATTTCTAAAAATTCGACCAAAATGGTCTTTATCCGGAAATATTTCATCCTGCATCGGAAGGTAAACCCCTGCAGAATCAACCAGATAAAGAATAGGGAGTTTATTTTCTAATGCAATCTCCTGAGCCCTTAAATTTTTCTTTGCCGTTATTGGAAACCAAGCCCCCGCTTTTACGGTTGCATCATTGGCTACAATAATACAATCTCTCCCCGATACACTGCCGATTCCCGTTACCACTCCACCAGACGGGCATCCGCCTTCCTCTTCATACATCTCGTATCCGGCCCATAGCCCCAATTCATAGAGCTCCGTATCCTCATCAATTAACATATCGATACGTTCACGAGCCGTGAGCTTACCTTTATTATGATGTTTCGCAATCCTTTTCTCTCCACCTCCTTTTTTTATCTCATTTTCAGTTTCATTAATCTGCTTAATAAGTGATTTTAAATCTTGCGAAGAACTAGAATTGCTGGAACTCATAGAGCGGATAACGTTTTATAGATACTAGATTATTGTTTTTAAGCGTTCTCAAAATAACGATTTTTAGCAATTGCAAAAGTAATGAATGTATCTATTTCGATTCAAGTTCATTACTTTGTTCTTTTTTCGGGTAAATACAATTTCTAACAAATCAGATGAGCTGTGAAATCATTTAATTATTTATTATCAACAGCGCTGTTTGTCTTGGGTATGCTTTTTATTTCCGATACTGCTTCTGCCCAATGGAATACGGAATACCAACAATTAGTAAATACAAAAGAAAAGAACCCTATTTCGGTTCATATAATTACCTTACCGGAAAAGTCAGACTCGACTGTTACCTTAGGTATTGTATTCAGTATGCCTTACAGCTATTTACATTTTAAGAAAAATGACCATTCTAATAATGGAAATGATTTTTCTACCAGTCTTGAATTCAATGTAGAGGTTTTTAAAAATACAAAAACACACTCATCTTCAAATGATGAATTCTCAATTGAGGGATTAGAGCCTATTGCCCGGGACTTTTGGGAAGACACTGTTTATGCTAAAAACTATGAACAAAGCCAATCTAGGGAATATTTTTTAAACAGATATTTAAAAATACCGTTACCCCCCGGAACGTATGATTATGTACTGCAAATGAAAAAAAGTACAGATTCTCAAAGCAGAATATCGCAAAGACAAACAGTACATATCTCCTCCTTCAAAAATGGAAAGAAGGGTAACGTTATTTTGGGGAATAAACTCACAAAAGAAAATGGAGATTTACAGTTGAGTTTATCACGATTAGGCAGCAATGTAACTTATGGCAAGAATTTTTATATGCTGGCGTATATCCCTGACTACGATTCTACAACCAATTACTCACTTGAGATAAATAATCTGGAAGTCTCACAAAAAGATACAAGCCAAAGTAGTACTGTTTATTCACATACTCTTTCCAGAGATGACATTAAAACAGAGGTTCTTCCTACTCTATCAAAAGATAAAGAGGGTAAAACTCAAATCCGCCTACAGAATATTGAGAATAGCTATACCTATGCCTTAGTTAAAGTACCTAATAAGAAATTCCCAAATGGATTTTATCGCTTAACAATTTCAAAAAGCGGTCAGGATAAGGCTATCGTTTATGAAACTTATAAATCTATTTGGGTAGATATGCCCAAAAGTCTGCTCAACTTAAATGTTGCAATAGATATGTTGCACTATATCGTCGATGACAAAACACTTGATCGTCTATCAAATGGTTCGGCCAAAGAAAGAGAACAAAAATTCCATAATTTTTGGAAAGAGCGAGACCCAAGCCCAAATACAGATTATAATGAACTTATGGCCGAGTATTATCGGCGTATAGATTATGCTTACAACAAATTTTCAACCCAAAACAGAGCAGGTCATAAAAGTGACCGTGGTAAAGTTTATATTAAGTTTGGCCCCCCAAAAGATATGCAACGAAAGTTTCCTACAAACGGCCCTACAACAGAGATCTGGACCTACCCATCCAGAAAATTTATATTTCATGCCACAACAGGGTTTGGGGACTTTAAACTGGTCTCAAAAGAAAAGCTTTAGTTTATGTCGACAATAAATCAGCGAATAGTAATCAGTAGCGGTGATTTCAACGGAATTGGTCCAGAAGTCATATTAAAAACACTGGCCATACAACCAAGGGATTCTGTTACCCCAATTATTCTGGGTAATGCTGATGTATTCGACTTTTATTCTAAGAGAATTACAGAAGAGGTTAAATATCATCAAATTCATAGCATTGATAATATAAAAGAGGGTCACGTAAATATTCTTGAGTGCTATGGTGATGAATCACCTGATGTTAACCCCGGTATATTTACCAAACAGTCCGGCAAATGTGCTATGCTTGCTGTAGAAAAAGGCATTGAACTATGTAAAAGCAATTTTGCTGATGCTCTTGTTACAGCACCTATATCAAAAGAAGCCGTCAATATTGCTGGCTACCAAATTCCGGGTCATACCGAATTTTTAGCTGAGCATACCAACTGTACAGACTTCATGATGATGTTAGTTAATAATGGACTGAGAGTAGGGTTGACTTCCGTTCATGTGCCTTTGGCTTCGGTAGCTGACGAAATTACCGAGCAAAATATATTGCACCATCTCTCAATTATGGATCGAAGCCTTAAAAATGATTTTAACATCGAGCATCCCAACATTGCCGTATTGGGCTTAAATCCACATGCCGGTGACGGTGGTATTATTGGGAATGAAGAAATTGAAATAATATCACCTACTATCGAAAAAGCCTATGAAGGAGGCATTAATGCAAGTGGGCCTCATCCCGCTGATGGTTTTTTCGGAAACCGAAAATACAAAGAATATGATGGTATATTAGCCATGTATCATGATCAGGGACTGATCCCTTTTAAAACCCTCTCTTTTGGAGCCGGTGTTAATTTTACGGCAGGCCTCCCGATTATTCGCACATCGCCTGACCATGGTACCGCTTTCGACATTGCAGGAGCGGGCAAAGCCAACTCATCTTCTTTTACCCAAGCTTTTGAACTAGCAGTAACTCTTGCTAAGAATCGCCAAAATGAAGTAATACACTCATGAGTACTATTGAATATCCGGAATATTCTAAACTAGCCGATATCTATGATTCCGTCATGCAGGATGTCAACTATGACCTTTGGGCTGATTTTATTGATGCCCTAATGTTAAATCATCATCCTAATCCTGAAACAGTATTAGAACTAGCCTGTGGTACCGGTTCTCTGGCCCTTTCTCTTGACGAGTTAGAATGCTATGACATTTTAGGGACTGACAAATCTCCCCACATGATCACCAAAGCACGAGAAAAAAATAAAGAAATGAGATGTAACGTCGACTTTGAGGTCATGGACTTCCTCGATATCAATCTGGATCAAACCTTTGATATTGTTGTTTCTGTATTTGATAGTATCAATTATTTACATTCCCCTGAAGAGATAAAACAGTTTTTAAAAGAAGTTAAAGTGGTGCTAGATTCGCAAAGTCTGTTAATATTTGATTTTACGACCCCTAAAAACTCAATGCGTGCAATAGATTATTTGCATAACGAAGAAGGATATACTGATGACGGATATCATTTCTTTCGGAAAAGCACCTATGATTCCGGTGATCAAATTCATGTTAATGATTTTAAGATTCGAAAACTCGCAGAGGATCGAGAAACTGTATTAGCTGAATACCAGGAATCACACAGTCAACGCGCCTATACCCTTGAACAAATGCTTGATATTATCGATGAAACAGCGTATAACTTAATAGCGAAATATAGCGACTTCGAATTTGAAGAAGCAGATGAACATAGTTTACGAATCACAATGGTTTTACAATGTCCCAACATTCAGTAATTAAATTTCAAAACGTTAGTGTCTCATACGATCACCGACCGGTACTTGATAATATCAATTTTAGTTTAGGTAATGGAGAATTTGCCTACCTTATTGGCCAAACCGGGGCCGGAAAAAGCTCTTTTTTACGACTCATATA includes:
- a CDS encoding GWxTD domain-containing protein, translated to MKSFNYLLSTALFVLGMLFISDTASAQWNTEYQQLVNTKEKNPISVHIITLPEKSDSTVTLGIVFSMPYSYLHFKKNDHSNNGNDFSTSLEFNVEVFKNTKTHSSSNDEFSIEGLEPIARDFWEDTVYAKNYEQSQSREYFLNRYLKIPLPPGTYDYVLQMKKSTDSQSRISQRQTVHISSFKNGKKGNVILGNKLTKENGDLQLSLSRLGSNVTYGKNFYMLAYIPDYDSTTNYSLEINNLEVSQKDTSQSSTVYSHTLSRDDIKTEVLPTLSKDKEGKTQIRLQNIENSYTYALVKVPNKKFPNGFYRLTISKSGQDKAIVYETYKSIWVDMPKSLLNLNVAIDMLHYIVDDKTLDRLSNGSAKEREQKFHNFWKERDPSPNTDYNELMAEYYRRIDYAYNKFSTQNRAGHKSDRGKVYIKFGPPKDMQRKFPTNGPTTEIWTYPSRKFIFHATTGFGDFKLVSKEKL
- the pdxA gene encoding 4-hydroxythreonine-4-phosphate dehydrogenase PdxA, translated to MSTINQRIVISSGDFNGIGPEVILKTLAIQPRDSVTPIILGNADVFDFYSKRITEEVKYHQIHSIDNIKEGHVNILECYGDESPDVNPGIFTKQSGKCAMLAVEKGIELCKSNFADALVTAPISKEAVNIAGYQIPGHTEFLAEHTNCTDFMMMLVNNGLRVGLTSVHVPLASVADEITEQNILHHLSIMDRSLKNDFNIEHPNIAVLGLNPHAGDGGIIGNEEIEIISPTIEKAYEGGINASGPHPADGFFGNRKYKEYDGILAMYHDQGLIPFKTLSFGAGVNFTAGLPIIRTSPDHGTAFDIAGAGKANSSSFTQAFELAVTLAKNRQNEVIHS
- a CDS encoding class I SAM-dependent DNA methyltransferase gives rise to the protein MSTIEYPEYSKLADIYDSVMQDVNYDLWADFIDALMLNHHPNPETVLELACGTGSLALSLDELECYDILGTDKSPHMITKAREKNKEMRCNVDFEVMDFLDINLDQTFDIVVSVFDSINYLHSPEEIKQFLKEVKVVLDSQSLLIFDFTTPKNSMRAIDYLHNEEGYTDDGYHFFRKSTYDSGDQIHVNDFKIRKLAEDRETVLAEYQESHSQRAYTLEQMLDIIDETAYNLIAKYSDFEFEEADEHSLRITMVLQCPNIQ